The Streptomyces puniciscabiei genomic interval ACGCCGTCACCGACACCGCCGCCACCGCGAACGCCACCGCCGCCGCGACCAGCATCGCCAGCCGGGCCCGGATCGGCAGGGAGCGGTAACGCCGTACCAGCCTGCTCACTCGGCGCCGCCCTGGCGCAGGACGTACCCCACGCCCCGCACCGTGTGCACGAGGCGGGGCTCGCCGCCGGCCTCGGTCTTGCGGCGCAGGTACATGACGTAGACGTCGAGGGAGTTGGAGGAGGGCTCGAAGTCGAAGCCCCAGACCGCCTTCAGGATCTGCTCGCGGGTGAGGACCTGGCGCGGGTGCGCCATGAACATCTCCAGGAGGGTGAACTCGGTGCGGGTCAGCTCCACCTGTCGGCCGCCGCGCGTGACCTCCCGGGTCGCGAGGTCCATGCGCAGGTCGGCGAAGGTCAGCGCCTCGTCCTCCTGGGCCTCGGCCGACACCGCTGCCGCGTACGAGCTGCGGCGCAGCAGCGCGCGGATGCGGGCGAACAGCTCGTCCAGCTCGAAGGGCTTGACCAGGTAGTCGTCGGCGCCGGCGTCGAGGCCGGTCACCCGGTCGCCGACGGTGTCGCGGGCCGTGAGCATGAGAATCGGGGTGGTGTCGCCCGCCCCGCGGATGCGGCGGGCCGCGGTCAGCCCGTCCATGCGCGGCATCTGGATGTCCAGGACGACCAGGTCGGGCTTGTAGGCGGTCGCCTTCTCCAGCGCGTCCGCGCCGTCGACGGCCACCTCCGTGTCGTACCCGTCGAAGGCGAGGCTGCGCTGGAGCGCCTCGCGTACGGCCGGCTCGTCGTCGACGATCAGGATGCGCTGCGGGTCACGGTCGCCTTCGGCGGGGCTCATGGCTCGGGGTACCTCGGG includes:
- a CDS encoding response regulator transcription factor, with protein sequence MSPAEGDRDPQRILIVDDEPAVREALQRSLAFDGYDTEVAVDGADALEKATAYKPDLVVLDIQMPRMDGLTAARRIRGAGDTTPILMLTARDTVGDRVTGLDAGADDYLVKPFELDELFARIRALLRRSSYAAAVSAEAQEDEALTFADLRMDLATREVTRGGRQVELTRTEFTLLEMFMAHPRQVLTREQILKAVWGFDFEPSSNSLDVYVMYLRRKTEAGGEPRLVHTVRGVGYVLRQGGAE